One genomic segment of Mangifera indica cultivar Alphonso chromosome 6, CATAS_Mindica_2.1, whole genome shotgun sequence includes these proteins:
- the LOC123219061 gene encoding LOW QUALITY PROTEIN: nuclear pore complex protein NUP96 (The sequence of the model RefSeq protein was modified relative to this genomic sequence to represent the inferred CDS: inserted 1 base in 1 codon), whose amino-acid sequence MASSSLLPVVGGFCELHSARINISSDNIHVMGSAAGTSSNVSQYNKRKILHNADLSSCEILREIRDVLPILQSSDYYMKPCLEDLIRSEVKDPGYSSRVPDFTVGRHGYGYVKFLGNTDVRCLDLDQIVKFHRHELVVYEDEDSKPANGQGLNKAAEVTLMLQIRNLSSKDGHLNDVVKKLKESTQRQGAQFISFDSMNGEWKFLVDHFSRFGLSEDEEEDIAMDDATPVQDSAEMNGEVYDVDEETQMDSMGPELSHSLPAHLGLDPIKVKEMRMLMFQEEEIDDFNGMPLRQKPSLVKEYIRSPLQYSSQKMSHRSSPPVARKPPLALLEYHPGSFDSASPGTILMTQQNKGLPVKKIKSDGFKLDLRHETPVTGSHSHNIVDAGLFMSRSFRVGWGPNGILVHSGAPIGTNNSHGVLSSVINVEKVAIDKVLRDENNKVRKELVEFSFDAPLNLHKELNHETKEVEVGSFKLKLQKVVSNRLVLSEICRSYIDIIEAELDVPGISSSARLVLMHQVMVWELIKVLFSERENSGQSKPVAADNEEDIMQDMKEGPPDVDTEALTLIRRAEFSYWLQESVCHRVQEEVSSLDESNYLKHIFLLLTGRQLDSSVELAASRGDVRLACLLSQAGGSMVSRSDIARQLDLWRLNGMDFNFIEKDRIRLYELLAGHIHGSLQDVKIDWKRFLGXLMWYQLPPDTSLPVVFQTYQHLLEDGKAPPPVPIYVDEGPIDEPIHQGTKEHFDLSYYLMLLHASGESKFGFLKKMFSAFSSTHDPLDYHMIWHQRAVLEAVGAFNSNDLQSLDMGLISQLLCQGQCHWAIYVVLHMPHHDDYPYLQATLIREILFQYCESWSSQESQRQFIEDLGVPTEWLHEAMAVYFSYYGDLSKALEHYLECANWQKAHSIYVTSVAHKLFLSGNHSEVWRLVTSMENHKSEIENWDLGAGIYISFYLIRSSLQENDNPMSEMESLEGKNAACKDFLDRLNESLAVWDGRLPIEARVAYSKMAEEISNLLLSDISEGPTRDAQLSCFETVLSAPIPEDFRSNHLQDAVSLFSCYLSEIAS is encoded by the exons atggcttcttcttctctgCTCCCGGTCGTCG GGGGTTTCTGTGAACTTCATAGTGCAAGAATAAATATCTCATCGGATAATATTCATGTAATGGGCTCTGCTGCTGGAACTTCCTCTAATGTATCTCAATACAACAAAAGGAAGATCTTGCATAACGCTGATCTTTCATCATGTGAGATATTGAGAGAGATCAGAGATGTCTTACCTATTTTGCAGTCTTCTGATTATTACATGAAACCTTGCTTGGAGGATTTGATTAGGAGTGAAGTCAAAGATCCAGGTTATTCTAGCCGGGTTCCTGATTTCACAGTTGGACGGCATGGTTATGGATATGTAAAGTTTCTTGGGAACACTGATGTTAGATGTCTAGATCTAGATCAAATTGTAAAGTTCCATAGGCATGAGTTAGTTGTgtatgaagatgaagattcaaAGCCTGCAAATGGTCAGGGCCTAAACAAAGCAGCTGAAGTGACTTTGATGCTACAAATAAGAAATTTAAGTTCAAAAGATGGGCATTTAAATGATGTTGTGAAGAAATTGAAGGAGAGTACACAGAGACAAGGCGCTCAGTTCATTTCGTTTGACTCTATGAATGGTGAATGGAAATTCTTGGTTGACCATTTTAGCAGATTTGGGTTAagtgaagatgaggaagaagatatTGCTATGGATGATGCAACCCCTGTTCAAGATTCAGCAGAGATGAATGGTGAGGTATATGATGTCGATGAAGAAACACAAATGGATTCTATGGGACCTGAGCTTTCTCATTCTCTTCCTGCACATCTTGGGCTTGACCCGATAAAGGTGAAAGAAATGAGAATGTTGATGTTTCAAGAAGAGGAGATTGATGATTTCAATGGGATGCCTTTGCGGCAGAAACCATCCCTTGTTAAAGAATACATAAGATCTCCTCTGCAGTATTCCTCCCAGAAAATGAGCCACAGATCTAGTCCACCTGTTGCACGAAAACCTCCACTAGCTTTGCTGGAGTACCACCCTGGTAGTTTTGATTCTGCTTCTCCTGGAACAATTCTGATGACTCAACAGAATAAGGGCTTGCctgtaaagaaaataaaatcagatGGGTTTAAGCTGGATCTCAGGCATGAGACACCAGTAACTGGAAGCCACTCTCACAATATTGTTGATGCAGGTTTGTTTATGAGTAGATCATTTCGTGTTGGATGGGGCCCAAATGGCATCCTTGTTCACAGTGGTGCTCCAATTGGTACTAATAACTCACATGGGGTACTATCTTCTGTGATCAATGTGGAGAAGGTTGCAATTGACAAAGTGTTAAGAGATGAGAATAACAAAGTGAGAAAGGAACTTGTTGAATTTTCATTTGATGCTCCATTGAACCTCCACAAGGAGTTGAATCATGAAACAAAAGAAGTAGAGGTTGGTTCCTTCAAGTTGAAGCTTCAAAAGGTTGTGTCGAATCGTTTGGTGCTTTCAGAAATTTGTCGGAGCTATATAGACATTATAGAGGCAGAGCTGGATGTACCTGGGATATCTTCTTCTGCTCGTTTGGTTTTGATGCACCAAGTAATGGTCTGGGAAttgataaaagttttattttcagAAAGAGAAAATAGTGGGCAATCAAAGCCTGTGGCTGCTGACAATGAGGAAGACATTATGCAGGATATGAAGGAAGGTCCTCCAGATGTAGACACAGAAGCACTCACTCTTATTCGAAGGGCAGAGTTCAGTTATTGGCTGCAAGAGAGTGTTTGCCACCGGGTACAAGAGGAAGTAAGCTCCTTGGATGAATCAAATTATCTAAAGCACATATTTTTACTCCTAACAGGGCGACAGCTAGACTCATCTGTGGAACTGGCTGCTTCCAGAGGAGACGTAAGACTGGCTTGTTTGTTAAGTCAAGCTGGTGGGTCCATGGTGAGCCGTTCTGATATTGCTCGTCAGCTTGATCTTTGGCGACTGAATGGGATGGACTTCAATTTCATTGAGAAAGATAGAATTAGGCTTTATGAGTTGCTTGCTGGCCATATTCATGGCTCATTACAGGATGTTAAAATTGATTGGAAGAGGTTCCTAG TATTGATGTGGTATCAACTACCACCTGACACCTCATTGcctgttgtttttcaaacttatcaGCACCTTCTTGAAGATGGAAAGGCTCCACCTCCTGTtccaatttatgttgatgaagGACCCATAGATGAGCCTATTCACCAGGGTACAAAGGAACACTTTGACCTCTCATATTATCTGATGCTTCTTCATGCCAGTGGTGAGAGTAAATTCGGCTTTTTGAAGAAAATGTTTAGTGCCTTCTCTTCAACACATGATCCACTAGACTACCATATGATCTGGCATCAACGTGCAGTTTTAGAAGCAGTTGGTGCCTTCAATTCTAATGATCTTCAAAGCCTTGACATGGGACTTATTTCTCAGTTGCTGTGTCAGGGACAGTGTCACTGGGCCATCTATGTGGTCCTTCATATGCCTCATCATGATGATTATCCATATCTGCAGGCTACCCTTATTCGAGAAATCTTGTTCCAATATTGTGAATCCTGGAGCTCACAAGAATCACAACGCCAGTTTATTGAGGATTTGGGTGTTCCAACGGAGTGGCTGCATGAAGCTATG GCAGTTTATTTTAGTTACTACGGTGATCTCTCAAAGGCCTTAGAACACTATCTTGAATGTGCAAATTGGCAAAAAGCTCACTCTATATATGTTACTTCAGTCGcccataaattatttttgtcag gcAACCACTCAGAAGTGTGGAGGCTTGTGACATCCATGGAGAACCACAAGTCAGAGATTGAGAATTGGGACTTGGGAGCTGGAATTTACATTTCTTTCTATTTAATAAGAAGTTCATTGCAGGAAAATGACAATCCTATGAGTGAAATG GAATCCCTTGAGGGCAAAAATGCTGCTTGCAAGGACTTCCTTGATCGTTTGAATGAGTCTTTGGCAGTTTGGGATGGTAGATTACCCATAGAGGCAAG AGTTGCATATTCGAAGATGGCAGAGGAGATATCCAATTTGCTGCTATCAGATATCAGCGAGGGTCCAACTCGAGATGCTCAGCTATCTTGCTTTGAAACCGTCTTGAGTGCTCCCATTCCAGAAGACTTCCGCTCTAATCATCTGCAGGATGCGGTATCACTTTTTTCATGTTATCTTTCAGAGATCGCCTCTTAG